The following proteins are encoded in a genomic region of Quadrisphaera setariae:
- a CDS encoding tetratricopeptide repeat protein, with the protein MSTPASRPGPRLNLRGAVDLSGLANRPQRPAAPATPPGGPSDGPGPATDQAADQPAAGGASVVLDVSDAEFASLVQLSAQVPVVVDLWATWCGPCKQLSPVLERLAEEYAGAFLLAKVDVDANPQIAAAFQVQSVPTVVAVLAGQPVPLFQGAYPEPQVRQVLEELLKVAAANGVTGRVPGVGAPGDDGEQAAPAEPPVPPLHAEAREAITRGDLDAAADAYRRALAEAPADAEAAIGLASIELRRRTRGTQAAQALAAADGAPGDVDAGLLAADHQVLAGDAEGAFGRLVALVRTTSGDDRDRVRARLVELFDVVGAEDPRVAAARRNLAAALY; encoded by the coding sequence ATGAGCACCCCGGCGAGCCGCCCCGGCCCGCGCCTGAACCTGCGCGGCGCCGTCGACCTCTCTGGCCTGGCCAACCGCCCCCAGCGCCCTGCCGCCCCGGCCACCCCTCCCGGTGGCCCTTCGGACGGACCGGGCCCCGCCACCGACCAGGCCGCCGACCAGCCCGCAGCGGGTGGTGCGAGCGTCGTCCTGGACGTCTCCGACGCCGAGTTCGCCTCGCTGGTCCAGCTGTCGGCGCAGGTGCCGGTGGTCGTGGACCTGTGGGCCACCTGGTGCGGGCCGTGCAAGCAGCTCTCGCCGGTGCTGGAGCGCCTCGCCGAGGAGTACGCGGGCGCGTTCCTGCTGGCCAAGGTCGACGTCGACGCCAACCCCCAGATCGCCGCGGCGTTCCAGGTGCAGTCCGTCCCCACCGTGGTCGCCGTGCTCGCCGGTCAGCCGGTGCCGCTGTTCCAGGGCGCCTACCCCGAGCCGCAGGTCCGCCAGGTGCTCGAGGAGCTGCTCAAGGTGGCCGCCGCGAACGGCGTCACCGGGCGGGTGCCCGGCGTCGGCGCGCCTGGTGACGACGGTGAGCAGGCCGCCCCCGCCGAGCCGCCCGTGCCCCCCCTGCACGCGGAGGCGCGCGAGGCCATCACCCGCGGAGACCTCGACGCCGCCGCCGACGCCTACCGCCGCGCGCTGGCCGAGGCCCCGGCGGACGCCGAGGCCGCCATCGGCCTGGCCAGCATCGAGCTGCGCCGCCGCACCCGCGGCACCCAGGCCGCTCAGGCCCTGGCCGCCGCCGACGGCGCCCCCGGCGACGTCGACGCTGGCCTGCTCGCCGCGGACCACCAGGTGCTCGCCGGGGACGCCGAGGGCGCGTTCGGCCGTCTCGTGGCCCTGGTGCGCACCACCTCCGGCGATGATCGCGACCGCGTGCGCGCCCGCCTGGTGGAGCTGTTCGACGTGGTCGGCGCCGAGGACCCGCGCGTCGCCGCCGCTCGTCGCAACCTCGCCGCCGCGCTGTACTGA
- the atpA gene encoding F0F1 ATP synthase subunit alpha, whose translation MAELTIRPEEIRGALEDFVSSFSPSGSSREEIGTVSEAGDGIARIEGLPGAMANELLRFEDGTLGLALNLEEREIGAIVLGEFAGIEAGQPVHRTGEVLSAPVGDAFLGRVVDPLGNPIDGLGEIKAEATRALELQAPSVVQRKSVHEPLQTGIKAIDAMIPIGRGQRELIIGDRQTGKTAIALDTIINQKANWESGDPKKQVRCIYVGIGQKGSTIASVRGALEEAGAMEYTTIVASPASDPAGFKYLAPYTGSAIGQHWMYGGKHVLIIFDDLSKQAEAYRAVSLLLRRPPGREAYPGDVFYLHSRLLERCAKLSDELGAGSMTGLPLIETKANDVSAYIPTNVISITDGQIFLQSDLFNANQRPAVDVGISVSRVGGDAQIKAMKKVSGTLKLELAQYRSLQAFALFASDLDAASRNQLARGERLTELLKQPQYSPFPVEEQVVSVWAGTNGKMDKIPVEDVRRWETELLEHLRRNDIALGTIRETGQLGDDTVAALHKAVDDFNAGFRTSEQGGGAEDASGEDALDDVQNEQIVRQKS comes from the coding sequence ATGGCGGAGCTCACCATCCGGCCTGAGGAGATCCGCGGTGCGCTGGAGGACTTCGTCTCCTCCTTCTCGCCCAGCGGCAGTTCCCGCGAGGAGATCGGCACGGTCAGCGAGGCCGGCGACGGCATCGCCCGCATCGAGGGCCTTCCGGGCGCCATGGCCAACGAGCTGCTCCGCTTCGAGGACGGCACCCTCGGCCTGGCGCTGAACCTCGAGGAGCGCGAGATCGGCGCCATCGTGCTCGGCGAGTTCGCCGGCATCGAGGCCGGCCAGCCCGTGCACCGCACCGGCGAGGTGCTGTCCGCCCCCGTGGGCGACGCCTTCCTCGGCCGGGTCGTCGACCCGCTGGGCAACCCGATCGACGGCCTCGGCGAGATCAAGGCCGAGGCGACGCGCGCCCTGGAACTCCAAGCCCCCTCGGTGGTGCAGCGCAAGTCGGTGCACGAGCCGCTGCAGACCGGCATCAAGGCCATCGACGCGATGATCCCGATCGGCCGCGGCCAGCGCGAGCTCATCATCGGTGACCGCCAGACCGGCAAGACGGCGATCGCGCTCGACACGATCATCAACCAGAAGGCCAACTGGGAGTCCGGCGACCCCAAGAAGCAGGTCCGCTGCATCTACGTGGGCATCGGCCAGAAGGGCTCCACGATCGCCTCCGTGCGCGGCGCCCTCGAGGAGGCCGGCGCGATGGAGTACACGACCATCGTGGCCTCCCCGGCCTCGGACCCGGCCGGCTTCAAGTACCTGGCGCCCTACACCGGCTCGGCCATCGGCCAGCACTGGATGTACGGCGGCAAGCACGTCCTGATCATCTTCGACGACCTGTCCAAGCAGGCCGAGGCCTACCGCGCCGTGTCGCTGCTGCTGCGCCGTCCGCCGGGTCGCGAGGCCTACCCCGGTGACGTCTTCTACCTGCACTCGCGGCTGCTCGAGCGCTGCGCGAAGCTCTCCGACGAGCTGGGCGCGGGCTCGATGACCGGTCTGCCGCTCATCGAGACCAAGGCCAACGACGTGTCGGCGTACATCCCGACCAACGTCATCTCCATCACGGACGGGCAGATCTTCCTCCAGTCGGACCTGTTCAACGCCAACCAGCGCCCCGCCGTCGACGTGGGCATCTCGGTGTCCCGCGTGGGCGGTGACGCGCAGATCAAGGCGATGAAGAAGGTCTCCGGCACGCTGAAGCTGGAGCTGGCGCAGTACCGATCGCTGCAGGCGTTCGCCCTGTTCGCGTCCGACCTCGACGCTGCCAGCCGCAACCAGCTGGCCCGCGGCGAGCGCCTGACCGAGCTGCTCAAGCAGCCCCAGTACTCGCCGTTCCCCGTCGAGGAGCAGGTCGTGTCCGTCTGGGCCGGCACCAACGGCAAGATGGACAAGATCCCGGTCGAGGACGTCCGCCGCTGGGAGACCGAGCTCCTCGAGCACCTGCGGCGCAACGACATCGCCCTGGGCACCATCCGGGAGACCGGCCAGCTCGGGGACGACACCGTCGCGGCGCTGCACAAGGCCGTGGACGACTTCAACGCCGGCTTCCGCACCTCCGAGCAGGGTGGTGGCGCTGAGGACGCGTCCGGCGAGGACGCCCTGGACGACGTCCAGAACGAGCAGATCGTCCGGCAGAAGTCCTGA
- a CDS encoding maltokinase N-terminal cap-like domain-containing protein codes for MSAQTGAVAPTTGTHLHDLLGPWVPHQRWYPAKGREARTEVVGRILLPWADPEDVRVLVHVVRVTTAAGGPAGSTGHVDVVQVPLVHRRAPRTGPDAAAALLGVLTDPEGIGWYVYDGPHDPAYVEALLALLSGQIRGVALDASGEQADHAGTAVGHHPAGATPPEPGSPARVLRGEQSNTSIIVEPEDGSAPVIVKVFRTLHPGRNPDVEVQASLSPAGVSAVPALAGWVEGAWPASADASAPLVSGDLAVASEFLVGAQDAWREATAAVVAGTDFSERARALGAATAQVHAALAEQLPSRSAADDDARRLADGWRQRLEWALSEADVLADRADALRERVATSAALDAAALGVLQRVHGDYHLGQVLDVPGRGWVLLDFEGEPLRPLAERTLPDLALRDVAGMLRSFDYAARQTTVGLAEEASAEEARAAASAWADAARAAFCEGYASVTGADPREAGALLDALELDKALYEVVYEVRNRPAWVAVPLAAVDRLLEGSTAA; via the coding sequence GTGAGCGCGCAGACCGGCGCCGTCGCCCCCACCACGGGCACGCACCTGCACGACCTGCTGGGTCCGTGGGTCCCCCACCAGCGCTGGTACCCGGCCAAGGGCCGCGAGGCGCGCACCGAGGTGGTCGGGAGGATCCTGCTGCCCTGGGCCGACCCGGAGGACGTGCGCGTGCTCGTCCACGTCGTCCGGGTGACCACCGCGGCCGGGGGCCCGGCGGGGAGCACCGGGCACGTCGACGTGGTGCAGGTGCCGCTGGTGCACCGCCGGGCGCCCCGCACCGGGCCGGACGCCGCTGCGGCGCTGCTCGGCGTGCTCACCGACCCCGAGGGCATCGGCTGGTACGTCTACGACGGCCCGCACGACCCCGCCTACGTGGAGGCGCTCCTGGCGCTGCTGTCGGGCCAGATCCGCGGGGTGGCCCTGGACGCCTCTGGCGAGCAGGCCGACCACGCCGGCACCGCCGTGGGCCACCACCCCGCGGGCGCCACCCCGCCCGAGCCCGGCAGCCCGGCGCGGGTGCTGCGCGGGGAGCAGTCCAACACCTCGATCATCGTGGAGCCGGAGGACGGCTCCGCCCCCGTCATCGTCAAGGTCTTCCGCACGCTCCACCCGGGGCGCAACCCCGACGTGGAGGTGCAGGCCTCGCTGTCCCCCGCCGGCGTCAGCGCCGTCCCGGCGCTGGCGGGCTGGGTGGAGGGCGCGTGGCCGGCCTCCGCCGACGCCTCGGCCCCCCTGGTCTCCGGTGACCTGGCCGTGGCCAGCGAGTTCCTCGTCGGAGCCCAGGACGCCTGGCGCGAGGCCACCGCGGCCGTGGTGGCCGGCACCGACTTCTCCGAGCGCGCCCGGGCCCTGGGCGCCGCGACCGCCCAGGTGCACGCCGCCCTGGCGGAGCAGCTGCCCAGCCGCTCCGCCGCCGACGACGACGCGCGCCGCCTCGCGGACGGCTGGCGCCAGCGCCTGGAGTGGGCCCTGTCCGAGGCCGACGTCCTCGCCGACCGCGCCGACGCGCTGCGCGAGCGCGTGGCCACCTCCGCGGCGCTCGACGCGGCGGCCCTGGGGGTGCTGCAGCGCGTCCACGGCGACTACCACCTGGGGCAGGTGCTCGACGTCCCGGGCCGCGGGTGGGTGCTGCTCGACTTCGAGGGCGAGCCGCTGCGGCCGCTGGCCGAGCGGACCCTGCCCGACCTGGCCCTCCGCGACGTCGCGGGCATGCTGCGCTCCTTCGACTACGCCGCCCGCCAGACCACCGTCGGGCTCGCCGAGGAGGCCTCGGCGGAGGAGGCGCGCGCGGCGGCCTCCGCGTGGGCCGACGCGGCGCGCGCGGCGTTCTGCGAGGGCTACGCCTCCGTCACGGGTGCGGACCCGCGCGAGGCGGGGGCGCTGCTGGACGCCCTCGAGCTCGACAAGGCCCTCTACGAGGTGGTCTACGAGGTCCGCAACCGGCCGGCCTGGGTGGCGGTGCCGCTGGCGGCCGTCGACAGGCTGCTGGAGGGGAGCACCGCGGCGTAG
- a CDS encoding thiamine-binding protein, with protein sequence MLVAFSVSPSSASDDDGSVTEAVAAAVRVVRSSGLPHRTDAMFTTLEGEWDECMDVVRRACEAVAAASPRVSLVLKADIRPGRSGEMQGKLDRLEAAIERAEGEPGRGQ encoded by the coding sequence ATGCTCGTCGCGTTCTCCGTCTCTCCCAGCTCCGCCAGCGACGACGACGGCTCGGTCACCGAGGCGGTCGCCGCCGCGGTGCGCGTGGTGCGCTCCAGCGGGCTGCCGCACCGGACGGACGCCATGTTCACCACCCTCGAGGGCGAGTGGGACGAGTGCATGGACGTGGTGCGCCGGGCCTGCGAGGCCGTCGCCGCGGCCAGCCCCCGGGTCTCCCTGGTGCTCAAGGCCGACATCCGCCCGGGCCGCTCGGGGGAGATGCAGGGCAAGCTCGACAGGCTCGAGGCCGCCATCGAGCGCGCCGAGGGCGAACCCGGTCGCGGCCAGTGA
- the nucS gene encoding endonuclease NucS translates to MRLVIARCSVDYEGRLNAHLPLATRLLLVKADGSVLVHADGGSYKPLNWMSPPCTLAVEPAGGPHAEAGAQEVWTVRSSKTEDRLVVAVHEVLHDSTHELGTDPGLVKDGVEAQLQKLLSEQVELLGEGHQLVRREYPTAIGPVDLLVRSPHGGTVAVEVKRRAEIDGVEQLTRYLQLLNRDPLLAPVEGVLAAQEIRPQARVLATDRGIRCLVLDYDALRGVDDVESRLF, encoded by the coding sequence GTGCGCCTCGTCATCGCCCGCTGCTCGGTCGACTACGAGGGGCGGCTCAACGCCCACCTGCCCCTCGCCACCCGCCTGCTGCTCGTCAAGGCCGACGGCAGCGTGCTCGTCCACGCCGACGGCGGCTCCTACAAGCCGCTGAACTGGATGAGCCCTCCGTGCACCCTGGCGGTGGAGCCGGCCGGCGGCCCGCACGCCGAGGCGGGCGCCCAGGAGGTGTGGACCGTGAGGTCCAGCAAGACGGAGGACCGGCTCGTGGTGGCCGTCCACGAGGTCCTGCACGACTCCACCCACGAGCTGGGCACCGACCCGGGGCTGGTGAAGGACGGGGTGGAGGCCCAGCTGCAGAAGCTGCTGTCAGAGCAGGTGGAGCTCCTGGGCGAGGGCCACCAGCTGGTGCGCCGCGAGTACCCCACGGCGATCGGTCCGGTGGACCTGCTCGTCCGCTCTCCCCACGGCGGCACGGTGGCGGTGGAGGTCAAGCGCCGGGCCGAGATCGACGGTGTGGAGCAGCTCACCCGCTACCTGCAGCTGCTCAACCGGGACCCGCTGCTCGCGCCGGTCGAGGGCGTGCTCGCCGCGCAGGAGATCCGGCCTCAGGCGCGGGTGCTCGCCACCGACCGCGGCATCCGCTGCCTCGTGCTCGACTACGACGCGCTCCGCGGCGTGGACGACGTGGAGTCCCGGCTCTTCTGA
- a CDS encoding DUF2550 domain-containing protein — protein sequence MPLEAVLLDVAVAAASGLVLLALLLVAVALRRRALVKVPGSFECAVRRRGRAWSVGIGRFDSHHVRWWSVLSLRPGPRSTWARTDLEVVGRRSPGAEEGLALQPGDVVVRCTHRGACLELGMSPDAATGFTSWLEAAPPGAPGHPAL from the coding sequence GTGCCGCTCGAGGCCGTGCTCCTGGACGTCGCGGTCGCCGCGGCGTCGGGCCTGGTGCTGCTCGCGCTCCTCCTCGTCGCGGTGGCGCTGCGCCGCCGGGCGCTCGTCAAGGTGCCGGGGAGCTTCGAGTGCGCGGTGCGCCGTCGTGGTCGGGCGTGGTCCGTGGGCATCGGCAGGTTCGACAGCCACCACGTGCGGTGGTGGAGCGTCCTGTCGCTGCGCCCCGGGCCGCGCTCGACGTGGGCGCGCACCGACCTCGAGGTGGTCGGGCGCCGCTCACCCGGCGCTGAGGAGGGCCTGGCCCTCCAGCCCGGGGACGTCGTGGTGCGGTGCACGCACCGCGGAGCCTGCCTGGAGCTGGGCATGAGCCCTGACGCTGCGACGGGCTTCACGTCCTGGCTCGAGGCCGCTCCGCCCGGCGCCCCGGGCCACCCGGCCCTCTAG
- the glgB gene encoding 1,4-alpha-glucan branching protein GlgB, with amino-acid sequence MDTSPAPASLDTELLRQVARGESPFPHDVLGAHLAPDGTITVRVLKPMAEQVVLLTPGDARTPFVHQAEGVWAAVMPGEAVTDYRIEVTMPGEDARVVDDPYRFLPTLTPFDLHLISEGRHEELWTVLGAHVHVWPGVMGEVRGTSFAVWAPRARAVQVIGDFNGWDGRQSSMRSLGSSGVWELFLPEVGVGTRYKFRIQTQSGGWVEKADPMARATEVPPLTASVVTESHYTWNDDAWLAQRAGTDATTSPMSVYEVHLASWRPGLSYREAADQLAEYASAAGFTHVELLPIAEHPFGGSWGYQVTGYYAPTSRLGTPDDAKYLVDRLHQAGLGVILDWVPAHFPKDEWALARFDGEPLYEYPDPRKGEHPDWGTLVPDFGRPEVRNFLVANAVYWLQEFHIDGLRVDAVASMLYLDYSRQSGQWVPNRFGGREHLEAIEFLQEVNATAYKKVPGIVMIAEESTAWPGVTRPTDAGGLGFGLKWNMGWMHDSLRYLGEDPVNRSWHHGEMTFAMVYAYSENYVLPISHDEVVHGKGSLLRKAPGDRWQQVATLRAFLAFMWAHPGKQLLFMGQEFGQEAEWSEARGLDWWLLDQPLHAGVLECLTDLNRVYKETPALYELDTDPAGFSWVSADDSAHNTFSFIRWDAQRRPLVFIVNFAGVPHEDYRLGFPGAGRWTEVVNTDDARYGGSGVTNGGSVEVAAEPHWGQPASALVRIPPLGSVWFTPEQWPPAEGLSSAASTTGQSEPQAPTQPVADASEAQVRGTEGAALDELVVTADPPEYLKSADEKA; translated from the coding sequence ATGGACACCAGCCCGGCTCCCGCAAGCCTCGACACCGAGCTCCTGCGCCAGGTGGCGCGGGGTGAGAGCCCCTTCCCGCACGACGTCCTGGGAGCCCACCTGGCCCCGGACGGCACCATCACGGTCCGCGTCCTGAAGCCGATGGCCGAGCAGGTGGTGCTCCTCACGCCCGGCGACGCGCGCACCCCCTTCGTGCACCAGGCGGAGGGCGTCTGGGCGGCGGTGATGCCGGGTGAGGCGGTGACCGACTACCGCATCGAGGTGACGATGCCGGGCGAGGACGCCCGCGTCGTCGACGACCCCTACCGCTTCCTCCCCACGCTGACCCCGTTCGACCTGCACCTCATCTCCGAGGGGCGCCACGAGGAGCTGTGGACCGTCCTGGGCGCACACGTGCACGTGTGGCCGGGGGTGATGGGCGAGGTGCGCGGCACGTCGTTCGCGGTGTGGGCGCCCCGTGCGCGCGCCGTGCAGGTCATCGGCGACTTCAACGGCTGGGACGGCCGCCAGAGCTCGATGCGCTCCCTCGGCAGCTCAGGGGTGTGGGAGCTGTTCCTGCCCGAGGTGGGCGTGGGGACCCGGTACAAGTTCCGCATCCAGACCCAGTCCGGAGGGTGGGTGGAGAAGGCCGACCCGATGGCGCGCGCCACCGAGGTTCCGCCGCTGACGGCGTCGGTGGTCACCGAGTCGCACTACACCTGGAACGACGACGCGTGGCTGGCCCAGCGCGCCGGCACCGACGCGACCACCTCCCCCATGAGCGTCTACGAGGTGCACCTGGCCTCCTGGAGGCCCGGGCTGAGCTACCGCGAGGCCGCCGACCAGCTGGCCGAGTACGCCTCGGCGGCCGGCTTCACGCACGTGGAGCTGCTGCCGATCGCCGAGCACCCCTTCGGCGGGTCCTGGGGCTACCAGGTCACGGGCTACTACGCCCCCACCTCGCGCCTGGGCACCCCCGACGACGCGAAGTACCTCGTGGACCGGCTCCACCAGGCGGGCCTCGGCGTCATCCTCGACTGGGTGCCCGCGCACTTCCCGAAGGACGAGTGGGCGCTGGCGCGCTTCGACGGCGAGCCGCTGTACGAGTACCCGGACCCCCGCAAGGGCGAGCACCCCGACTGGGGCACCCTCGTGCCCGACTTCGGGCGTCCGGAGGTCCGGAACTTCCTCGTGGCGAACGCCGTCTACTGGCTGCAGGAGTTCCACATCGACGGCCTCCGCGTCGACGCGGTCGCCTCGATGCTCTACCTCGACTACTCCCGCCAGAGCGGGCAGTGGGTGCCCAACCGCTTCGGCGGTCGCGAGCACCTGGAGGCCATCGAGTTCCTCCAGGAGGTCAACGCCACGGCGTACAAGAAGGTGCCCGGCATCGTCATGATCGCCGAGGAGTCCACGGCGTGGCCGGGCGTGACGCGCCCCACCGACGCCGGCGGCCTCGGGTTCGGCCTGAAGTGGAACATGGGCTGGATGCACGACTCGCTGCGCTACCTCGGCGAGGACCCGGTCAACCGCAGCTGGCACCACGGCGAGATGACCTTCGCGATGGTCTACGCCTACTCCGAGAACTACGTGCTGCCCATCAGCCACGACGAGGTCGTGCACGGCAAGGGCTCGCTGCTGCGCAAGGCCCCCGGTGACCGCTGGCAGCAGGTGGCCACGCTGCGCGCCTTCCTGGCGTTCATGTGGGCCCACCCGGGCAAGCAGCTGCTCTTCATGGGCCAGGAGTTCGGGCAGGAGGCCGAGTGGTCCGAGGCCCGCGGCCTGGACTGGTGGCTGCTCGACCAGCCGCTGCACGCCGGCGTCCTGGAGTGCCTCACCGACCTCAACCGCGTCTACAAGGAGACGCCGGCGCTGTACGAGCTCGACACCGACCCCGCGGGCTTCTCCTGGGTCAGCGCTGACGACTCCGCGCACAACACGTTCTCGTTCATCCGCTGGGACGCCCAGCGCCGCCCGCTGGTGTTCATCGTCAACTTCGCGGGCGTGCCCCACGAGGACTACCGCCTGGGCTTCCCCGGCGCCGGCCGGTGGACCGAGGTCGTCAACACCGACGACGCGAGGTACGGCGGCTCGGGCGTCACCAACGGCGGCTCGGTGGAGGTGGCCGCCGAACCGCACTGGGGCCAGCCGGCCTCGGCGCTGGTGCGCATCCCGCCGCTGGGCTCGGTGTGGTTCACCCCCGAGCAGTGGCCCCCGGCGGAGGGACTGTCGTCGGCTGCCTCGACGACGGGTCAGTCCGAGCCCCAGGCTCCGACCCAGCCGGTGGCTGACGCCTCCGAGGCGCAGGTCCGCGGGACCGAGGGCGCAGCGCTCGACGAGCTGGTGGTGACCGCCGACCCGCCGGAGTACCTCAAGTCCGCGGACGAGAAGGCCTGA
- a CDS encoding F0F1 ATP synthase subunit gamma — protein sequence MGGQLREYRGRIKSTQSIQKIFRAMELIATSRIAKARQAVAASSPYARALTRAVSAVATYTDAEHPLLTEREDPKRAAVLVVTSDRGMAGAYSSNTLREAERLIATLRERGVEPVLYVLGRKGVTYFRFRRRAIEADWTGSSESPTYELADEVGEALVAAFQRGGTEGGVDEIHVVSTRFLSMVTQEPQALRLLPLEVVEGVEAPPSTEVLPLYSFEPDPETVLDALLPRYISARIFNLLLQASASEHAARQRAMKAAGDNADDIIKDFTRLANQARQAEITQEISEIVSGADAMTSAR from the coding sequence GTGGGCGGGCAGCTGCGTGAGTACCGGGGTCGCATCAAGTCGACCCAGTCGATCCAGAAGATCTTCCGCGCGATGGAGCTCATCGCGACGTCGCGCATCGCCAAGGCGCGGCAGGCCGTGGCCGCCTCGAGCCCCTACGCCCGCGCTCTGACCCGTGCCGTGTCGGCGGTGGCCACCTACACCGACGCCGAACACCCGCTCCTCACCGAGCGGGAGGACCCGAAGCGCGCTGCGGTGCTCGTCGTGACGAGCGACCGCGGCATGGCGGGGGCGTACTCGTCCAACACGCTGCGCGAGGCGGAGCGGCTCATCGCGACGCTGCGCGAGCGCGGGGTGGAGCCCGTGCTGTACGTGCTCGGCCGCAAGGGCGTGACGTACTTCCGCTTCCGCCGTCGCGCCATCGAGGCCGACTGGACCGGCTCCTCGGAGTCGCCCACGTACGAGCTGGCCGACGAGGTCGGCGAGGCGCTCGTCGCAGCGTTCCAGCGCGGCGGGACCGAGGGCGGGGTCGACGAGATCCACGTCGTCTCCACCCGGTTCCTGTCGATGGTCACGCAGGAGCCGCAGGCGCTGCGGCTCCTGCCGCTCGAGGTGGTCGAGGGCGTCGAGGCGCCCCCGTCCACCGAGGTGCTGCCGCTGTACTCCTTCGAGCCGGACCCCGAGACCGTGCTCGACGCGCTCCTGCCGCGCTACATCAGCGCCCGCATCTTCAACCTGCTCCTGCAGGCGTCCGCCAGCGAGCACGCCGCTCGCCAGCGCGCGATGAAGGCCGCCGGTGACAACGCCGACGACATCATCAAGGACTTCACCCGACTGGCGAACCAGGCCCGCCAGGCGGAGATCACGCAGGAGATCTCCGAGATCGTCAGCGGCGCTGACGCCATGACCTCGGCCCGCTGA
- a CDS encoding F0F1 ATP synthase subunit epsilon: MSLQVQVVSAEREVWTGEATMVIARTLEGEVGILTGHEPMLAVLAEGEVRVDGVGGGVTAHVDGGFLSVEHDTVLVVAERARVGERA; this comes from the coding sequence GTGAGCCTGCAGGTGCAGGTCGTCTCGGCCGAGCGCGAGGTGTGGACGGGCGAGGCCACGATGGTCATCGCCCGCACCCTCGAGGGCGAGGTCGGCATCCTCACCGGGCACGAGCCGATGCTCGCGGTGCTCGCCGAGGGCGAGGTCCGCGTGGACGGCGTCGGTGGGGGCGTGACCGCCCACGTCGACGGTGGCTTCCTGTCCGTCGAGCACGACACCGTGCTCGTCGTCGCCGAGCGCGCCCGCGTGGGCGAGCGGGCCTGA
- the atpD gene encoding F0F1 ATP synthase subunit beta, which produces MTATTTERPHSAAAPASGRIIRVTGPVVDVEFPADGMPDIYNALTIDYTLLGESTQLTLEVAQHIGDNQARAIALKPTDGLVRGMTVQDTGSPISVPVGDVTLGHVFNVNGVPLDLAEGETLEITDRWPIHRKAPAFDQLESKTTMFETGIKVIDLLTPYVQGGKIGLFGGAGVGKTVLIQEMIQRVAQNHGGVSVFAGVGERTREGNDLIAEMEEAGVFDKTALVFGQMDEPPGTRLRVALSALTMAEYFRDVQNQDVLLFIDNIFRFTQAGSEVSTLLGRMPSAVGYQPNLADEMGVLQERITSTRGHSITSLQAIYVPADDYTDPAPATTFAHLDATTELSREIASRGLYPAVDPLSSTSRILDPRFLGQDHYQTATRVKQILQRNKELQDIIAILGVDELSEEDKVVVNRARRIQQFLSQNTYMAEKFTGVEGSTVPLKETVESFRMIADGEYDHVAEQAFFNVGGIEDVEKKWAQIKKETGE; this is translated from the coding sequence ATGACCGCGACCACCACCGAGCGCCCCCACTCCGCCGCAGCTCCGGCGTCCGGCCGCATCATCCGGGTGACCGGACCGGTCGTCGACGTCGAGTTCCCCGCGGACGGGATGCCCGACATCTACAACGCCCTCACCATCGACTACACGCTGCTGGGCGAGTCCACGCAGCTGACCCTCGAGGTCGCCCAGCACATCGGTGACAACCAGGCCCGCGCCATCGCCCTGAAGCCGACCGACGGCCTCGTGCGCGGCATGACGGTCCAGGACACCGGCAGCCCGATCTCGGTACCGGTGGGCGACGTCACGCTGGGACACGTCTTCAACGTCAACGGCGTGCCGCTGGACCTGGCCGAGGGCGAGACCCTCGAGATCACCGACCGCTGGCCGATCCACCGCAAGGCCCCGGCGTTCGACCAGCTCGAGTCGAAGACCACGATGTTCGAGACCGGCATCAAGGTCATCGACCTGCTGACCCCCTACGTGCAGGGCGGCAAGATCGGTCTGTTCGGCGGCGCGGGCGTGGGCAAGACCGTGCTGATCCAGGAGATGATCCAGCGCGTCGCCCAGAACCACGGCGGTGTGTCGGTGTTCGCCGGCGTCGGTGAGCGCACCCGCGAGGGCAACGACCTCATCGCTGAGATGGAGGAGGCCGGCGTCTTCGACAAGACCGCGCTGGTCTTCGGCCAGATGGACGAGCCGCCGGGCACCCGCCTCCGCGTCGCCCTGAGCGCCCTGACGATGGCGGAGTACTTCCGCGACGTCCAGAACCAGGACGTGCTGCTCTTCATCGACAACATCTTCCGCTTCACGCAGGCAGGCTCGGAGGTGTCGACCCTGCTGGGCCGCATGCCCTCGGCCGTGGGCTACCAGCCCAACCTCGCCGACGAGATGGGCGTCCTGCAGGAGCGCATCACCTCCACCCGAGGTCACTCGATCACCTCGCTGCAGGCGATCTACGTCCCCGCGGACGACTACACCGACCCGGCTCCGGCGACGACCTTCGCGCACCTCGACGCGACGACGGAGCTCTCCCGCGAGATCGCGAGCCGCGGCCTGTACCCGGCCGTGGACCCGCTGAGCTCCACGAGCCGCATCCTGGACCCGCGCTTCCTCGGCCAGGACCACTACCAGACCGCGACGCGCGTCAAGCAGATCCTCCAGCGCAACAAGGAGCTGCAGGACATCATCGCGATCCTCGGTGTCGACGAGCTGTCCGAGGAGGACAAGGTCGTCGTCAACCGCGCGCGCCGCATCCAGCAGTTCCTCAGCCAGAACACGTACATGGCGGAGAAGTTCACTGGTGTCGAGGGCTCGACCGTGCCGCTCAAGGAGACCGTCGAGTCGTTCCGGATGATCGCTGACGGCGAGTACGACCACGTCGCCGAGCAGGCCTTCTTCAACGTCGGCGGCATCGAGGACGTCGAGAAGAAGTGGGCGCAGATCAAGAAGGAGACCGGCGAGTGA